One Micromonospora sp. WMMD1120 genomic region harbors:
- a CDS encoding class I SAM-dependent methyltransferase: MDTTRVQQAYTSVADLYISLFGTTRQVDPDDLAFISRHLTGRPGPVLDLGCGPGHLTDYLRSLGVDATGLDLVPEFVAHARATHPGVDYRLGSMDHLDAADHSVGGILAWYSLIHLPPQELDGVLDEFRRVLAPAGRLVLGVFDADTLGPFDHKVVTAYRWPLDEFAERLGRAGFREVERLRRPGAETHRPHAAMAAIVT, encoded by the coding sequence GTGGACACGACGAGGGTTCAGCAGGCGTACACGTCCGTCGCGGATCTCTACATCAGTCTCTTCGGCACGACACGGCAGGTCGACCCGGACGACCTCGCGTTCATCAGCCGGCACCTGACCGGCCGACCCGGCCCGGTGCTCGATCTCGGCTGCGGCCCCGGCCACCTCACCGACTACCTCCGCTCGCTGGGCGTCGACGCGACAGGGCTCGACCTGGTGCCCGAGTTCGTCGCGCACGCCCGCGCGACCCACCCGGGCGTCGACTACCGCCTCGGGTCGATGGACCACCTCGACGCCGCCGACCACTCCGTCGGCGGCATCCTGGCCTGGTACTCGCTGATCCACCTTCCGCCACAGGAGCTCGACGGGGTGCTGGACGAGTTCCGGCGCGTGCTCGCCCCGGCCGGACGGCTGGTCCTGGGCGTCTTCGACGCCGACACCCTCGGTCCCTTCGACCACAAGGTCGTCACCGCCTACCGCTGGCCGCTCGACGAGTTCGCCGAGCGGCTCGGTCGCGCCGGTTTCCGGGAGGTCGAGCGCCTGCGCCGGCCCGGCGCCGAGACCCACCGCCCGCACGCGGCGATGGCGGCGATCGTCACGTGA
- a CDS encoding sugar ABC transporter permease: protein MTVLEQTGAPQTTRRAGGRRRRSPLGSRWTPYLFLGPAALFILVFQAAPLVQEVYLSFTRTRLLNPTRSEWVGLDNYREIFGDPDFRRTLLITVVYVIVCVVGAVGAGLGVALLLNKGFRGRGVARALITIPWAAPGIAVALIATWMLNAQYGIVNRMLDAVGLGVPGGAILDSPRYALPAVLATTIWQLFPFTSVVLLSALQSVPEDLNEAATVDGAGRWATFQAVTWPVIKPTVGLLALLMTIWSLRRFELIWLMTKGGPVGATETLVIDLYSQAFDSKELGSAAAIGMVGVVISLIVITGSRLVARAVEREDAR from the coding sequence ATGACTGTGCTCGAGCAGACCGGAGCACCGCAGACAACCCGCCGAGCCGGGGGACGCCGTCGGCGCAGCCCGCTGGGCAGCAGATGGACGCCGTACCTGTTCCTCGGACCCGCCGCCCTGTTCATCCTCGTCTTCCAGGCGGCGCCCCTGGTCCAGGAGGTCTACCTCAGCTTCACCAGGACCAGGCTGCTGAACCCCACCCGCAGTGAGTGGGTCGGGCTGGACAACTACCGCGAGATCTTCGGCGACCCCGACTTCCGCCGCACCCTGCTGATCACCGTCGTCTACGTGATCGTCTGCGTCGTCGGTGCGGTCGGCGCCGGTCTCGGCGTCGCGCTCCTGCTCAACAAGGGCTTCCGGGGCCGTGGCGTGGCGCGGGCGCTGATCACCATCCCGTGGGCGGCGCCGGGCATCGCCGTCGCGCTCATCGCCACCTGGATGCTCAACGCGCAGTACGGCATCGTGAACCGGATGCTCGACGCGGTGGGGCTCGGCGTGCCGGGCGGCGCCATCCTGGACAGTCCCCGCTACGCCCTCCCCGCGGTGCTCGCGACGACCATCTGGCAGCTGTTCCCGTTCACCTCGGTGGTGTTGCTCTCCGCGTTGCAGTCCGTACCCGAGGATCTGAACGAGGCCGCGACCGTCGACGGCGCCGGCCGGTGGGCGACCTTCCAGGCGGTCACCTGGCCGGTGATCAAACCGACGGTGGGGCTGCTGGCGCTGCTGATGACGATCTGGTCGCTGCGCCGCTTCGAGCTGATCTGGCTGATGACCAAGGGTGGTCCGGTCGGCGCCACCGAGACGCTCGTCATCGACCTCTACTCGCAGGCCTTCGACTCGAAGGAACTCGGCTCGGCGGCGGCCATCGGAATGGTCGGCGTCGTCATCTCGCTCATCGTGATCACCGGTAGCCGGCTGGTCGCCCGTGCCGTAGAGAGGGAGGACGCCCGATGA
- a CDS encoding carbohydrate ABC transporter permease produces MRRFRLGLTARIVAVLVVLGVAVFPLYWMLVTALSSNGDLFAERPRLTPDLSQFGVFVDALAEGKAAGWLLNSLVIAVGTMVLSVGLGIPLGYALSRFSFRGKAVLTVVLLFTQMLPEALMVVPLFALFRRFELLDSLAGLVLVNAAFVLPIVALILKGAIDGIPKELEEAARADGGRPWTVLTRINVPLIAPSIAATAVIAFFHAWNEYVFAVTFIFNPELQPASVGIANFIGELGTPIQTVMAVAFLFTLPAVAFYLMVQKYVVSGMTAGAVKG; encoded by the coding sequence ATGAGGCGCTTCCGGTTGGGTCTCACCGCGCGGATCGTCGCCGTGCTCGTCGTGCTGGGCGTGGCGGTGTTCCCGCTGTACTGGATGCTGGTCACCGCGCTGTCCAGCAACGGCGACCTGTTCGCCGAGCGGCCCCGGCTCACCCCGGACCTCAGCCAGTTCGGGGTGTTCGTGGACGCGCTGGCCGAGGGCAAGGCGGCCGGCTGGTTGCTCAACAGCCTGGTCATCGCCGTCGGCACGATGGTCCTCTCGGTCGGGTTGGGCATCCCGCTCGGCTACGCGCTGTCCCGGTTCTCGTTCCGGGGCAAGGCCGTGCTGACCGTCGTGCTGCTGTTCACGCAGATGCTCCCCGAGGCGCTGATGGTCGTGCCGCTGTTCGCGCTGTTCCGCCGCTTCGAGCTGCTCGACTCGCTGGCCGGCCTGGTCCTGGTGAACGCCGCCTTCGTCCTGCCGATCGTCGCGCTGATCCTCAAGGGCGCTATCGACGGCATTCCGAAGGAGTTGGAGGAGGCGGCCCGCGCCGACGGCGGGCGGCCGTGGACCGTGCTGACCCGCATCAACGTCCCGTTGATCGCGCCGTCGATCGCGGCCACCGCGGTCATCGCCTTCTTCCACGCCTGGAACGAGTACGTGTTCGCGGTGACGTTCATCTTCAACCCGGAGTTGCAGCCGGCCTCGGTCGGCATCGCGAACTTCATCGGCGAGCTGGGCACCCCGATCCAGACGGTGATGGCGGTCGCCTTCCTGTTCACGTTGCCCGCCGTGGCCTTCTACCTGATGGTGCAGAAGTACGTGGTTTCCGGCATGACCGCCGGCGCGGTGAAGGGTTGA
- a CDS encoding sugar ABC transporter substrate-binding protein: MGNQRSHFGIARAAAALGLVAALLTGCGSDGGSSDGVTKLTFAASTFGDPGRGPLLTKWLDEFNQSQSKVQVSAAAVPYPTFGQTVLTQMGSGKGPDLVRFDMPEFEAASDAGLVAPLDKLVDAGKYDLLKQPDQFMVHDGVRHGVIFEASNYAMFYNADLIPTPPSSYEQFASTAKSLTKGDVFGLAFRQTEAEEAGVWQDIFNYVYGFGGAWSDGKNLTINSLENLKGLQAFKDLYDANVIPRGADAATFRRMFAEGKVGMELNNGGYVTATRGQNAKLNFSVAPIPFPVRKQGAILAPIVINEASEHQEEAATFIKWALEPNNQVKLQEILGASSVATTTQRSPEKLKETPFLTVFDGLTETSLPQIVLGFEAKTPDIRKVVVQNVVAALQGKADLKSALDRAQQQATELVR; encoded by the coding sequence ATGGGTAATCAGCGCTCTCACTTCGGCATCGCCAGGGCGGCCGCCGCCCTCGGCCTGGTTGCCGCTCTCCTGACCGGTTGTGGGTCCGACGGCGGATCCAGCGACGGCGTCACCAAACTGACCTTCGCCGCGTCGACCTTCGGCGACCCGGGCCGTGGCCCGCTGCTGACGAAGTGGCTCGACGAGTTCAACCAGAGCCAGAGCAAGGTGCAGGTCTCGGCCGCCGCCGTGCCGTACCCGACCTTCGGCCAGACCGTGCTCACCCAGATGGGCAGCGGCAAGGGCCCCGACCTGGTCCGTTTCGACATGCCCGAGTTCGAGGCCGCCTCGGATGCCGGCCTCGTCGCGCCGCTGGACAAGCTCGTCGACGCCGGCAAGTACGACCTGCTCAAGCAGCCGGACCAGTTCATGGTCCACGACGGGGTCCGGCACGGCGTCATCTTCGAGGCGTCGAACTACGCGATGTTCTACAACGCGGACCTGATCCCGACGCCGCCGTCGAGCTACGAGCAGTTCGCCAGCACCGCGAAGTCGCTCACCAAGGGCGACGTCTTCGGCCTCGCCTTCCGCCAGACCGAGGCCGAGGAGGCCGGCGTCTGGCAGGACATCTTCAACTACGTGTACGGCTTCGGCGGCGCGTGGTCCGACGGCAAGAACCTGACCATCAACTCGCTGGAGAACCTCAAGGGCCTGCAGGCGTTCAAGGACCTGTACGACGCCAACGTGATCCCGCGCGGCGCGGACGCGGCGACGTTCCGGCGGATGTTCGCCGAGGGCAAGGTCGGGATGGAGCTCAACAACGGCGGGTACGTGACGGCCACCCGCGGCCAGAACGCGAAGCTGAACTTCAGCGTCGCGCCCATCCCGTTCCCGGTTCGCAAGCAGGGCGCGATCCTCGCCCCGATCGTGATCAACGAGGCGAGCGAGCACCAGGAGGAGGCGGCCACCTTCATCAAGTGGGCGCTGGAGCCGAACAACCAGGTGAAGCTCCAGGAGATCCTGGGCGCGAGCAGCGTGGCCACCACCACGCAGCGCAGTCCGGAGAAGCTCAAGGAGACCCCGTTCCTCACCGTCTTCGACGGGCTCACCGAGACCAGCCTCCCGCAGATCGTCCTCGGGTTCGAGGCCAAGACGCCGGACATCCGCAAGGTGGTCGTGCAGAACGTGGTCGCGGCGCTCCAGGGCAAGGCCGACCTCAAGTCGGCGCTGGACCGCGCCCAGCAGCAGGCGACCGAACTGGTCCGCTGA
- a CDS encoding chorismate mutase, with protein sequence MEDTASALTEIRARIDELDGELVALLARREALVRQAAPLKGDDRAVRAPERVAQVVARVRVLASEAGADPDVIERIYRSMIQVFIDLEADQHRRRADA encoded by the coding sequence GTGGAGGACACCGCGTCGGCACTGACCGAGATCCGCGCCCGGATCGACGAGCTGGACGGCGAACTCGTCGCGCTGCTCGCCCGGCGGGAGGCCCTCGTCCGGCAGGCGGCCCCGCTCAAGGGTGACGACCGGGCGGTCCGGGCGCCGGAGCGGGTGGCCCAGGTGGTCGCCCGGGTTCGCGTGCTGGCGAGCGAGGCCGGCGCAGATCCGGACGTGATCGAGCGGATCTACCGGAGCATGATCCAGGTCTTCATCGACCTGGAGGCCGACCAGCACCGCCGGCGGGCCGACGCCTGA
- the wrbA gene encoding NAD(P)H:quinone oxidoreductase → MTTLSVIYYSSTGTVHTMAQRLAEAGEKAGAEVRLRQVTELAPAEAIAANADWSRHVDATKDEPRATADDIVWADAVLFGTPTRYGNVSSQLKQFIDTLGPQWAQGLLANKVYAGFTASSTAHGGQESTLLALYNTIHHFGGLVVAPGYTDPLKFADGNPYGVSHVTGGGNGGRLGEAQLAALDHMAERVVTVAGKLNA, encoded by the coding sequence ATGACCACGCTCTCTGTCATCTACTACTCGTCCACCGGCACTGTGCACACCATGGCCCAGCGCCTCGCCGAGGCGGGCGAGAAGGCGGGCGCCGAGGTGCGGCTGCGCCAGGTTACGGAACTCGCCCCGGCGGAGGCCATCGCCGCCAACGCCGACTGGAGCCGGCACGTCGACGCCACGAAGGACGAGCCGAGGGCGACCGCCGACGACATCGTCTGGGCGGACGCGGTGCTGTTCGGCACGCCCACCCGCTACGGCAACGTGTCTAGCCAGCTCAAGCAGTTCATCGACACCCTCGGCCCGCAGTGGGCACAGGGGTTGCTCGCCAACAAGGTGTACGCCGGCTTCACGGCGTCGTCGACCGCCCACGGTGGACAGGAGTCGACTCTGCTCGCGCTCTACAACACCATCCACCACTTCGGCGGCCTCGTCGTCGCCCCCGGCTACACCGACCCGCTGAAGTTCGCCGACGGCAACCCGTACGGCGTATCGCACGTCACCGGTGGTGGCAACGGAGGGCGGTTGGGCGAGGCGCAGCTCGCAGCCCTCGACCACATGGCCGAGCGGGTCGTGACGGTCGCCGGCAAGCTCAACGCCTGA
- a CDS encoding nuclear transport factor 2 family protein: MRREQVAGWLAGYERLWRTPGTDGLVTLFTEDARYQQGPYWTPVVGLANIAEMWEKQRKGPDEVFRMTAEILAVEGDTAVSRQEVRYGDPVEQEYRDLWVMRFADDGRCRSFEEWPFWPGQQPADPPE; the protein is encoded by the coding sequence ATGCGCAGGGAACAGGTCGCCGGCTGGCTCGCCGGCTACGAGCGGCTGTGGCGGACGCCGGGCACCGACGGGCTGGTCACGCTCTTCACCGAGGACGCGCGGTACCAGCAGGGGCCCTACTGGACGCCCGTGGTGGGTCTGGCGAACATCGCCGAGATGTGGGAGAAGCAGCGCAAGGGGCCCGACGAGGTGTTCCGGATGACCGCGGAGATCCTCGCTGTGGAGGGCGACACCGCCGTGTCCCGCCAGGAAGTCCGTTACGGCGACCCGGTCGAGCAGGAGTACCGCGACCTGTGGGTCATGCGCTTCGCCGACGACGGGCGGTGCCGGTCGTTCGAGGAGTGGCCGTTCTGGCCGGGACAACAGCCGGCCGATCCTCCAGAGTGA
- a CDS encoding CDP-diacylglycerol diphosphatase produces the protein MPRRQFVRLSGAAGTTGLLGLVGADRALADAGPAPEPSPSAPDGPGASACPTPSALCGYPSDTGGRYDLWDRVQVCEGTRPGPPFPQCLRTTSTYVILNGGSGSNHDFLLVPSCRISGVECPFITTASAPNYWLDAWDNAQPGQPGHVVYPHVGLGVNSADPTIRQQDQLHIHLAGIHSGIQTQLNNYDARISNDPARWRDQIVPIWGLTSAGQPAPRSYRVLHVANLNTNLFRLLLDSVVRPTGATMAAQTMAVTPRLIGGGGFYVLNSEPGLPVPPGQPGGTGTVDFLLAYA, from the coding sequence ATGCCCCGACGTCAGTTCGTCAGGCTCTCGGGAGCCGCCGGCACCACCGGCCTGCTGGGTCTCGTCGGCGCGGACCGGGCGCTGGCCGACGCGGGACCGGCGCCCGAGCCCTCCCCGTCGGCACCGGACGGCCCGGGGGCGTCGGCCTGCCCCACGCCGTCCGCCCTGTGCGGTTACCCGAGCGACACCGGCGGCCGGTACGACCTGTGGGACCGGGTGCAGGTCTGCGAGGGCACCAGGCCCGGCCCACCGTTCCCCCAGTGCCTCCGGACGACGTCCACCTACGTGATCCTCAACGGCGGCTCGGGGTCCAACCACGACTTCCTGCTCGTGCCCAGCTGCCGGATCAGCGGCGTCGAGTGCCCGTTCATCACCACTGCCAGCGCCCCGAACTACTGGCTCGACGCCTGGGACAACGCCCAACCCGGGCAGCCGGGACACGTCGTCTACCCCCACGTCGGGCTGGGCGTCAACAGCGCCGACCCGACGATCCGCCAGCAGGATCAGCTGCACATCCACCTGGCCGGTATCCACTCCGGCATCCAGACGCAGTTGAACAACTACGACGCCCGGATCAGCAACGATCCGGCCCGCTGGCGCGACCAGATCGTGCCGATCTGGGGCCTGACCAGCGCCGGCCAGCCCGCTCCCCGCTCGTACCGGGTGCTGCACGTCGCCAACCTGAACACGAACCTCTTCCGGCTCCTGCTCGACAGCGTGGTGCGGCCGACCGGAGCGACGATGGCCGCCCAGACGATGGCCGTGACGCCGCGGCTGATCGGCGGTGGCGGGTTCTACGTGCTGAACAGCGAGCCCGGCCTGCCCGTCCCGCCCGGGCAACCCGGCGGCACGGGCACCGTCGACTTCCTGCTCGCGTACGCCTGA
- a CDS encoding IclR family transcriptional regulator, translating into MAQSIRRAIDLIRRSAEHPLSLTEAADVLGVHKSTALRILQTLESARFVRRTGAGTYVLGSGLIELSELALGAMDLRQPAAAHLRALQRETGHTVHLAQLTGDEIIYIDKVDSPAFDAVKLPSRVGRAVSIYASAVGKTILAYLPREERERLLSHVVFERFTDNTLADHDSLDAELARIRERGWATDNGEHDAYVMCVAAPIRDSRGQVIAAASITAIEVIASLDQLKSNLPSLLDTANRISHELGYQPPRDASPDDVEVAVP; encoded by the coding sequence TTGGCGCAATCGATTCGTCGTGCGATCGACCTCATCCGTCGATCGGCGGAGCACCCGCTGTCTCTGACCGAGGCCGCTGACGTGCTCGGTGTCCACAAGTCCACGGCCCTGCGGATCCTGCAGACACTGGAGTCCGCGCGCTTCGTCCGTCGCACCGGCGCGGGCACCTACGTGCTCGGCAGTGGGCTGATCGAGCTGTCCGAGCTGGCGCTCGGCGCGATGGACCTGCGCCAGCCCGCCGCCGCGCACCTGCGCGCGCTGCAACGCGAGACCGGTCACACAGTGCACCTGGCGCAGCTCACCGGTGACGAGATCATCTATATCGACAAGGTCGACAGCCCGGCGTTCGACGCCGTCAAACTGCCGTCCCGGGTCGGACGCGCCGTGTCGATCTACGCGAGCGCCGTGGGTAAGACCATCCTCGCCTACCTGCCCCGGGAGGAGCGCGAGCGCCTGCTCTCCCACGTCGTGTTCGAGCGGTTCACCGACAACACCCTCGCCGACCACGACTCCCTCGACGCCGAGCTCGCCCGGATCCGGGAGCGCGGGTGGGCGACCGACAACGGCGAGCACGACGCGTACGTCATGTGCGTCGCCGCGCCGATCAGGGATTCGCGCGGGCAGGTCATCGCCGCCGCCTCGATCACCGCGATCGAGGTCATCGCCAGCCTCGACCAACTGAAGAGCAACCTGCCGTCGCTTCTCGACACCGCCAACCGGATCTCACACGAGCTCGGCTACCAGCCGCCGCGCGACGCGAGCCCGGACGACGTCGAGGTGGCGGTGCCGTAG
- a CDS encoding aldehyde dehydrogenase family protein — translation MNVVSTVDPRDGRRRPTELTETDESRLEAIVAEASGAARWLSDLGRLGRAELLDAIAAALESRRVDLVATAEAETGLSRARLEGELTRSAVQFRMFGEVLRDGGYVEAAIDHAADTPLGRGPDLRRMLVPLGPVAVFGASNFPFAFSVAGGDTAAALAAGCPAVLKAHPSHPLTSHASAEAIAAAVRDHGGPQGVITAVYGEQAGRSLVRHPAIRAVALTGSVNAARAIQAAIDERPDPIPLYAELSSVNPIVILPGAAEDRADQIAEGLFGSFTNSGGQLCTKPGLAFVPAGSCGDRLLDALRGRVAGTGGAVLLNERIRDGYQQRAAEFERAGARVSARPEVAAGDGFSVAPTLLEVDLAGLTAEIADECFGPLMVVVRYDDVADLDVALATVPPSLTGSLHLGPADDADAVRRLVDGFAARAGRIVFDGYPTGVRVSWAQHHGGPWPSTNAVHTSVGATSIRRFLRPLAWQDAPAWLLPEELRDEYTAIPRRIDGRLQPVTT, via the coding sequence GTGAACGTGGTCAGCACTGTGGACCCGCGCGACGGGCGTCGCCGCCCGACGGAACTCACCGAGACCGACGAGTCGCGGCTGGAGGCGATCGTCGCCGAGGCGTCCGGGGCGGCGCGGTGGTTGTCCGACCTGGGCAGACTCGGCAGGGCGGAGCTGCTGGACGCGATCGCCGCGGCGCTGGAGTCGCGGCGGGTGGACCTGGTCGCCACCGCCGAGGCGGAGACCGGGCTGAGCCGCGCGCGGCTCGAGGGCGAACTCACCCGCTCCGCCGTGCAGTTCCGGATGTTCGGCGAGGTGCTGCGCGACGGCGGGTACGTCGAGGCGGCGATCGACCACGCCGCCGACACACCGCTCGGACGTGGCCCGGACCTGCGCCGGATGCTCGTACCCCTGGGGCCGGTGGCGGTCTTCGGGGCCAGCAACTTCCCGTTCGCCTTCTCGGTCGCAGGCGGCGACACCGCCGCCGCGCTCGCCGCCGGGTGTCCGGCGGTCCTGAAGGCGCACCCGTCGCACCCGCTGACGTCGCACGCCTCCGCCGAGGCGATCGCCGCGGCCGTCCGCGACCACGGCGGGCCGCAGGGCGTGATCACGGCCGTGTACGGGGAACAGGCCGGCCGTTCGCTGGTGCGGCACCCGGCGATCCGCGCGGTCGCCCTGACCGGTTCCGTCAACGCCGCCCGCGCCATCCAGGCGGCCATCGACGAGCGGCCCGACCCCATTCCCCTGTACGCCGAACTGAGCAGCGTGAACCCGATCGTCATCCTGCCCGGCGCGGCCGAGGACCGGGCGGACCAGATCGCCGAGGGGCTGTTCGGCTCCTTCACGAACTCGGGCGGGCAACTCTGCACCAAGCCCGGCCTGGCGTTCGTCCCGGCCGGCTCGTGCGGTGACCGGCTGCTGGACGCGCTGCGGGGCAGGGTCGCCGGCACGGGTGGCGCGGTCCTGCTCAACGAGCGCATCCGCGACGGGTACCAGCAGCGGGCCGCGGAGTTCGAGCGGGCCGGCGCGCGCGTGTCGGCGCGCCCCGAGGTGGCGGCGGGCGACGGCTTCTCCGTCGCGCCGACCCTCCTGGAGGTCGACCTGGCGGGCCTGACCGCCGAGATCGCCGACGAGTGCTTCGGCCCGCTGATGGTGGTCGTGCGCTACGACGACGTCGCCGATCTCGACGTGGCGCTGGCCACCGTCCCGCCCTCGTTGACCGGCTCGCTGCACCTCGGTCCGGCCGACGACGCCGACGCCGTGCGCCGTCTGGTCGACGGGTTCGCCGCGCGTGCCGGCCGCATCGTCTTCGACGGCTATCCCACCGGGGTGCGCGTGTCGTGGGCCCAGCACCACGGTGGGCCCTGGCCGTCGACGAACGCCGTGCACACGTCGGTGGGCGCCACGTCGATCCGGCGTTTCCTCCGTCCGCTCGCGTGGCAGGACGCGCCGGCCTGGCTGCTCCCCGAGGAGCTACGCGACGAGTACA
- a CDS encoding mandelate racemase/muconate lactonizing enzyme family protein — MKIVSVDTLVVDFYRTNLVLVRVHTDEGIVGLGEATLEGKERAVQGAVAEVAEAVVGLDPTRISQIVYELARDWYWRGGPVIMTALSALDMALWDISARDLGVPVSRLLGGATRDRVRAYANGWFSGAVTPQDYADAARRTVESGFRGLKWDPFENYDMVITTAQLDRVLAQIDAVRGAVGRDVELFIEGHGRFDVRHAIKVAKEIAPFDPVWFEEPCPPDNLDALVDIRRASPVPIAAGERWFGRQGFAPALARQAVDFVQPDVTHAGGIAELAFISTLAATSYVGFAPHNPSGPLSTAATLQLGATLPNFRYLEIMATDVPWRPEITNERLVLTDEGDILVPTGVGLGIELDLDAIERHPFTPHPMRMFRDAVYDIRPRDERSFFNLGSGS; from the coding sequence ATGAAGATCGTCTCCGTCGACACGCTGGTCGTCGATTTCTACCGCACCAACCTCGTCCTCGTGCGGGTGCACACCGACGAGGGGATCGTCGGGCTCGGCGAGGCCACCCTGGAGGGCAAGGAACGCGCCGTGCAGGGCGCCGTCGCCGAGGTGGCCGAGGCGGTGGTGGGCCTGGACCCGACCCGCATCTCGCAGATCGTCTACGAACTCGCGCGGGACTGGTACTGGCGGGGTGGCCCGGTCATCATGACCGCGCTGAGCGCGCTGGATATGGCGCTGTGGGACATCTCGGCGCGTGACCTCGGCGTACCGGTGTCCCGCCTGCTCGGTGGCGCGACCCGGGACCGGGTCCGGGCGTACGCGAACGGGTGGTTCTCCGGCGCCGTCACGCCGCAGGACTACGCCGACGCCGCGCGCCGGACTGTCGAGTCCGGCTTCCGCGGGCTCAAGTGGGACCCGTTCGAGAACTACGACATGGTCATCACCACCGCGCAACTGGATCGCGTGCTGGCGCAGATCGACGCCGTCCGGGGCGCTGTGGGCCGCGATGTGGAGCTGTTCATTGAGGGGCACGGCCGCTTCGACGTCCGGCACGCGATCAAGGTCGCCAAGGAGATCGCCCCGTTCGATCCGGTGTGGTTCGAGGAGCCCTGCCCGCCGGACAACCTCGACGCCCTGGTCGACATCCGCCGCGCGTCACCGGTGCCGATCGCCGCCGGGGAGCGGTGGTTCGGCCGGCAGGGCTTCGCCCCGGCGCTGGCCCGCCAGGCTGTCGACTTCGTCCAGCCCGACGTCACGCACGCCGGCGGGATCGCCGAGCTGGCCTTCATCTCGACGCTCGCCGCGACCAGCTACGTGGGCTTCGCGCCGCACAACCCGAGCGGTCCACTGAGCACGGCCGCGACGCTACAGCTCGGGGCCACGCTGCCGAACTTCCGCTACCTGGAGATCATGGCGACCGACGTGCCGTGGCGTCCGGAGATCACCAACGAACGGTTGGTGCTGACCGACGAGGGCGACATCCTCGTCCCTACCGGCGTCGGGCTCGGCATCGAACTGGACCTCGACGCGATCGAGCGGCATCCGTTCACACCGCACCCGATGCGGATGTTCCGCGACGCCGTGTACGACATCCGTCCGCGCGACGAGCGGTCCTTCTTCAACCTGGGAAGCGGCTCATGA
- a CDS encoding fumarylacetoacetate hydrolase family protein gives MTVPRPRRVATDADWVGTAAEALPDDADSVLVGRIWDPVAGGPSPVVVRAGEVVDVSNRFATVRDICELPDPAATVAGLDGTPVGDFAELLANTGAADRDRDRPWLLAPVDLQALKAAGVTFPASMIERVIEERARGDLALAADIRHRMLADVGVDLHHLEAGSEEADRLKRLLVAEGMWSQYLEVGIGPDAEIFTKGQILSAVGTAVPVGVLAASTWNNPEPEVTLIVQSTGRIVGATLGNDVNLRDIEGRSALLLPLAKDNNASCALGPLIRLFDDRFGMDQVRQLEVSLEVRGTDGFDLDAVSEMTRMSRDPEDLVRQLIGPHHHYPDGAALMLGTMFAPIQDRDRPGEGFTHKVDDVVRISCPALGTLVNRVRHAEECEPWHFGVRDLMGNLVRRGLL, from the coding sequence ATGACGGTGCCACGGCCGCGCCGGGTGGCCACCGACGCGGACTGGGTCGGCACCGCCGCCGAGGCGTTGCCGGACGACGCCGACAGCGTTCTCGTCGGCCGGATCTGGGACCCGGTCGCCGGGGGACCCTCGCCGGTGGTGGTCCGCGCCGGCGAGGTCGTCGACGTCAGTAACCGGTTCGCCACCGTACGGGACATCTGCGAGCTGCCCGATCCCGCCGCGACGGTGGCCGGCCTCGACGGGACGCCGGTGGGTGACTTCGCGGAGCTGCTGGCCAACACGGGCGCGGCCGACCGTGATCGCGACCGGCCCTGGCTGCTCGCCCCGGTGGACCTGCAGGCGCTCAAGGCCGCCGGGGTGACCTTCCCGGCCTCGATGATCGAACGTGTCATCGAGGAGCGGGCCCGTGGTGATCTGGCCCTCGCGGCGGACATCCGGCACCGCATGCTCGCCGACGTCGGTGTCGACCTGCATCACCTGGAAGCGGGCTCGGAGGAGGCGGACCGGCTCAAGCGCCTGCTGGTCGCCGAGGGCATGTGGAGTCAGTACCTGGAGGTGGGCATCGGCCCGGACGCGGAGATCTTCACCAAGGGGCAGATCCTCTCCGCCGTCGGCACCGCCGTCCCGGTCGGCGTGCTCGCCGCGTCGACCTGGAACAACCCCGAGCCCGAGGTGACGCTCATCGTCCAGTCCACCGGACGGATCGTCGGCGCCACCCTCGGCAACGACGTGAACCTGCGGGACATCGAGGGCCGCTCCGCGCTGCTGCTCCCGTTGGCGAAGGACAACAACGCCTCCTGCGCCCTCGGCCCGCTGATCCGGCTCTTCGACGACCGGTTCGGCATGGACCAGGTCCGCCAACTGGAGGTCAGCCTGGAGGTGCGCGGCACCGACGGGTTCGACCTGGACGCGGTCTCGGAGATGACCCGGATGTCGCGCGACCCCGAGGACCTGGTGCGGCAGTTGATCGGCCCGCACCACCACTATCCCGACGGGGCGGCCCTGATGCTCGGCACGATGTTCGCGCCGATCCAGGACCGGGACCGCCCCGGCGAGGGCTTCACCCACAAGGTCGACGACGTGGTACGGATCAGCTGCCCGGCGCTCGGCACCCTGGTCAACCGGGTCCGGCACGCGGAGGAGTGCGAGCCCTGGCACTTCGGCGTCCGCGATCTCATGGGCAATCTGGTAAGGAGAGGACTGCTGTGA